In Silene latifolia isolate original U9 population chromosome X, ASM4854445v1, whole genome shotgun sequence, the following proteins share a genomic window:
- the LOC141621241 gene encoding uncharacterized protein LOC141621241: MTGGDATSQSGNTTPRIDPLSPFYLGSGDLPNLKLSTVLLNTYNYDDWSRSMRMTLKSRRKFGFCDRTVEKPTDNFLLGQWEVIHCTIVSWLRATIDPSVLESVPYVEDAAAMWGDLAERFAVVDGTSIHTLKSDLSDCRQKKGMSVTEYYGKLKSIWDAISIHEPPFACKCGKCTCDIATKAIKRLDNERLHQFFMGLDRSLYGPIRNQQFQLVPLPSLNRGYHVVLQAERLLLSDSPSPDVNEVSAFAVSGPSRTPADWKALREREKSERRKIFCTHCQVNGHDIKSCFIRLNKFPDWWGSRPRTLAELRSRKGMSPVRVQPIARWLGFWGRLSRRRRGSCQCPSISILGPVIGTVP, translated from the exons ATGACTGGTGGAGATGCTACTTCTCAATCGGGAAACACGACTCCTCGGATTGATCCTTTGTCTCCGTTTTATCTCGGTTCCGGAGACCTTCCAAACCTCAAACTTTCCACTGTTCTCTTGAATACTTACAATTATGATGATTGGAGTCGTTCTATGCGAATGACACTCAAATCTCGTCGCAAGTTTGGCTTTTGTGACAGGACTGTCGAAAAGCCGACTGATAATTTTCTCCTCGGGCAATGGGAGGTGATTCATTGCACTATTGTTTCCTGGCTTCGCGCTACGATTGATCCGTCGGTCCTCGAAAGCGTGCCATATGTCGAGGATGCCGCTGCTATGTGGGGCGATTTAGCGGAGCGATTTGCCGTGGTTGATGGTACGTCTATTCACACTTTGAAATCTGATCTTAGTGACTGTCGACAAAAGAAAGGTATGTCCGTCACTGAATATTACGGtaaattaaaatcgatttgggatgCTATTTCCATACATGAACCCCCTTTTGCTTGTAAGTGTGGAAAATGCACTTGTGATATTGCTACTAAAGCGATTAAACGCCTTGACAATGAACGACTTCACCAATTTTTTATGGGACTTGATCGTAGTTTATACGGCCCTATCCGTAATCAACAATTTCAACTTGTCCCACTGCCTTCTCTTAATCGCGGCTATCATGTCGTGCTTCAGGCAGAGCGCTTACTTCTTAGTGACTCACCCTCTCCTGATGTGAATGAAGTCTCTGCCTTCGCGGTCTCGGGTCCTTCACGTACCCCTGCGGACTGGAAAGCTCTTCGTGAACGCGAGAAATCGGAACGTCGAAAAATATTTTGCACTCACTGTCAGGTTAATGGTCATgacatcaaatcttgttttattAGACTTAATAAATTCCCGGATTGGTGGGGCAGTAGACCTCGAACTTTGGCCGAATTACGAAGTCGTAAGGGTATGAGTCCAGTGCGGGTTCAGCCGATCGCCCGGTGGCTCGGGTTTTGGGGCCGGCTCTCAAGGAGAAGGCGTGGTTCATGCCAATGCCCTTCAATCAGTATCCTCGGACCGGTTATCGG GACCGTACCTTGA